In Wenyingzhuangia fucanilytica, the following are encoded in one genomic region:
- the infA gene encoding translation initiation factor IF-1 yields the protein MAKQASIQQDGTITEALSNAMFRVELENGHIVTAHISGKMRMHYIKLLPGDKVKLEMSPYDLSKARITYRY from the coding sequence ATGGCAAAACAAGCGTCAATACAACAAGACGGTACAATTACTGAAGCATTATCTAACGCAATGTTTAGAGTTGAGTTAGAAAATGGTCATATTGTTACCGCACACATCTCGGGTAAAATGCGTATGCATTACATTAAGTTGTTACCAGGAGATAAAGTTAAGTTAGAAATGAGTCCTTATGATTTATCAAAGGCTCGAATTACTTATAGATACTAA
- the secY gene encoding preprotein translocase subunit SecY has protein sequence MKKFIQTIKDIWSIDELKTKILLTLGLMAVYRFMAQVTLPGIDPQQLTVLGDKTSDGLLGLLSAFTGGAFSRASIMALGIMPYISASIVVQLMGIAVPYLQKLQKDGESGRNKINQITRWLTIGITIVQGGAYLTSLPSLGIPAEAYLLGQGGMFWISSMILLTAGTVFAMWLGERITEKGIGNGISLLIMIGIIARFPAAFMQEFTSKYAAGSGGFMMILLEIIVWLLIILASILLVTAVRKIAVQYARRTVVGSIDDAQGARQYIPLKLNSAGVMPIIFAQAIMFVPGLIARNSDGTVQTIFNALSDFNGWGYNILFCVLIIVFSYFYTAITIPTNKMAEDLKKSGGFIPGVRPGVETSEKLDSILSKITLPGSIFLALLAVFPAIVVHFGVQQNWAMFYGGTSLIIMVGVAIDTIQQINSYLLNRHYDGLMKTGTKRRGTI, from the coding sequence ATGAAGAAATTTATCCAAACTATAAAAGACATTTGGTCTATCGACGAATTAAAAACAAAAATCCTTTTAACATTAGGATTGATGGCAGTTTACAGGTTTATGGCTCAGGTAACATTACCTGGTATAGATCCACAACAGTTAACAGTTTTAGGCGATAAAACATCAGATGGACTTTTAGGTTTATTAAGCGCATTTACAGGTGGTGCATTCTCAAGAGCTTCTATAATGGCTCTTGGGATTATGCCATATATATCAGCGTCTATTGTGGTTCAGTTAATGGGAATTGCGGTTCCTTATTTACAAAAACTGCAAAAAGATGGTGAAAGCGGAAGAAATAAGATCAATCAAATCACACGTTGGTTAACAATAGGAATTACTATTGTACAAGGTGGAGCTTATTTAACAAGTTTACCTTCTTTAGGTATTCCTGCTGAAGCTTACCTATTAGGTCAAGGTGGAATGTTCTGGATTTCTTCAATGATTTTATTGACTGCAGGAACTGTTTTTGCAATGTGGCTTGGAGAGCGTATTACTGAAAAAGGAATTGGTAATGGTATTTCATTATTAATTATGATTGGTATTATTGCTAGATTCCCAGCTGCTTTTATGCAAGAATTCACTTCTAAATATGCTGCTGGATCTGGAGGTTTCATGATGATCCTTTTAGAAATAATAGTTTGGTTGTTAATTATTTTAGCAAGTATATTATTAGTAACAGCTGTTAGAAAAATTGCAGTTCAATATGCAAGACGTACTGTAGTTGGAAGTATAGATGATGCTCAAGGAGCAAGACAGTATATTCCATTAAAGTTAAATTCTGCTGGAGTAATGCCTATTATTTTTGCACAAGCGATTATGTTTGTACCTGGATTAATAGCTAGAAATTCTGACGGAACAGTACAAACAATATTTAATGCTTTATCTGATTTTAACGGTTGGGGTTACAATATTTTATTCTGTGTTTTGATTATAGTGTTTAGTTATTTCTATACAGCTATTACAATTCCTACAAATAAAATGGCCGAAGACCTTAAAAAAAGTGGAGGTTTTATACCGGGAGTAAGGCCTGGAGTAGAAACTTCAGAAAAATTAGATAGTATTTTGTCAAAAATTACGTTACCTGGATCTATTTTCTTAGCTTTGCTCGCTGTTTTCCCAGCCATCGTTGTTCATTTTGGTGTACAACAAAACTGGGCGATGTTTTATGGAGGTACTTCGTTAATAATTATGGTGGGTGTTGCAATCGACACGATCCAACAAATTAACTCGTATTTACTAAATAGACATTATGACGGTCTGATGAAAACTGGAACTAAAAGAAGAGGTACAATTTAA
- the rplO gene encoding 50S ribosomal protein L15, producing MSLDNLKPAKGSVKSSKRIARGEGSGHGGTATRGHNGAKSRSGYSRKVGFEGGQMPLQRRVPKFGFTNVNRKEYNGINLDKLQSLVENGKVTDTVDLAVLKENGLAGKNDLVKILGGGELKAKLSVTAHKFTATAKAAIEAAGGEAVIL from the coding sequence ATGAGTTTAGATAATTTAAAACCTGCTAAGGGTTCTGTAAAAAGTAGTAAACGTATTGCTAGAGGTGAAGGTTCTGGTCACGGAGGTACTGCTACAAGAGGACACAATGGTGCAAAATCTCGTTCTGGATATTCTAGAAAAGTTGGATTTGAAGGAGGGCAAATGCCATTACAAAGAAGAGTACCTAAGTTTGGATTTACCAATGTAAACCGTAAGGAATACAATGGTATCAATTTAGATAAATTACAGTCTTTAGTAGAAAATGGAAAAGTTACAGATACAGTTGATTTAGCTGTATTAAAAGAAAACGGTTTAGCTGGTAAAAACGACTTAGTAAAAATATTAGGTGGTGGAGAGTTAAAAGCGAAATTAAGTGTAACTGCACACAAATTTACTGCAACTGCTAAAGCGGCTATCGAAGCTGCAGGTGGTGAAGCTGTAATCTTATAA
- the rpmD gene encoding 50S ribosomal protein L30, with amino-acid sequence MGKIKITQVKSQINRTQVQKRTLEALGLSRIGKTVEHDASPAIVGMVNKVKHLISVEEIK; translated from the coding sequence ATGGGAAAAATTAAAATCACACAAGTAAAGAGCCAAATTAACCGTACGCAAGTTCAAAAAAGAACTTTAGAAGCGTTAGGTTTGTCTAGAATTGGTAAAACGGTAGAGCACGACGCTTCACCTGCAATTGTAGGAATGGTTAATAAAGTTAAACACTTAATTTCTGTTGAAGAAATTAAATAA
- the rpsE gene encoding 30S ribosomal protein S5, with translation MMQGYKNVERVKPSGLELVDRLVAVNRVTKVTKGGRTFGFSAIVVVGNGEGVVGYGSGKSLDVASAIAKAVEEAKKNLVRIPLMSATLPHEQKGKFGGSKVLLLPASHGTGVIAGGAVRAVLESVGVHDVLSKSQGSSNPHNVVKATFDALLQLRSPQAVAAERGISLDKVFNG, from the coding sequence ATTATGCAAGGATATAAAAACGTAGAAAGAGTTAAGCCAAGCGGATTAGAGTTAGTAGATCGCTTAGTAGCTGTAAACCGTGTAACTAAGGTTACAAAAGGTGGACGTACTTTTGGATTTTCTGCTATTGTTGTAGTAGGAAACGGAGAAGGTGTAGTAGGTTACGGATCTGGTAAATCTTTAGATGTTGCATCTGCAATTGCTAAGGCTGTAGAAGAAGCTAAGAAAAACTTAGTTCGTATTCCATTAATGAGCGCGACTTTACCTCACGAACAAAAAGGTAAATTTGGTGGATCTAAGGTATTGTTATTACCTGCATCTCACGGTACCGGGGTAATTGCTGGTGGTGCTGTACGTGCGGTATTAGAATCAGTTGGTGTACACGATGTATTATCTAAGTCTCAAGGATCATCTAACCCTCATAACGTAGTTAAAGCAACTTTTGATGCTTTATTACAATTAAGAAGCCCACAAGCTGTGGCTGCTGAGAGAGGTATTTCTTTGGACAAAGTATTTAACGGTTAA
- the rplR gene encoding 50S ribosomal protein L18 — protein MALSKLERRQRIKRRIRKISVGTASKPRLSVFRSNKEIYAQLVDDNAGVTLVSVSSRDKEIDAKGSKIEVATLVGKSIAEKAVAAGVEIVAFDRNGYLYHGRVKALAEAAREAGLKF, from the coding sequence ATGGCATTATCAAAGCTTGAAAGAAGACAAAGAATTAAGCGTAGAATTAGAAAAATTTCTGTGGGTACAGCATCTAAACCAAGATTATCTGTATTTAGAAGTAATAAAGAAATTTACGCTCAATTAGTTGATGACAACGCAGGGGTTACTTTAGTATCTGTGTCATCAAGAGATAAAGAAATCGATGCAAAAGGATCAAAAATTGAAGTTGCTACATTAGTAGGTAAATCTATTGCCGAAAAAGCAGTTGCTGCAGGAGTTGAAATTGTTGCGTTTGATAGAAATGGTTATTTATACCATGGTAGAGTTAAAGCATTAGCTGAAGCAGCTAGAGAAGCTGGTTTAAAATTTTAA
- the rplF gene encoding 50S ribosomal protein L6, which produces MSRIGKSPIAIPAGVTVTINGDTVTVKGKLGELTQEITDGISIKEEEGVLVLDRPSESKAHKAKHGLYRALINNMIEGVSNGWTKQLELVGVGYRASNQGNVLDLAIGFSHNIILDIAPEVKVETVSDKGKNPIVKLTSFDKQLVGQVAAKIRSFRAPEPYKGKGIKFVGEELRRKAGKSA; this is translated from the coding sequence ATGTCAAGAATAGGAAAAAGCCCAATCGCAATTCCAGCTGGTGTTACTGTTACTATTAACGGAGACACAGTTACTGTAAAAGGGAAATTAGGAGAGTTAACTCAAGAAATTACTGATGGTATCAGTATTAAAGAAGAAGAAGGAGTTTTAGTATTAGATCGTCCTTCTGAATCAAAAGCTCACAAAGCTAAGCATGGTTTATACAGAGCTTTAATCAATAACATGATTGAAGGAGTATCAAACGGATGGACTAAGCAATTAGAGTTAGTTGGAGTTGGATATAGAGCTTCAAATCAAGGTAACGTTTTAGATTTAGCTATTGGTTTCTCACACAATATCATTTTAGATATTGCACCAGAAGTTAAAGTAGAAACAGTTTCTGATAAAGGTAAAAACCCAATCGTAAAACTTACTTCTTTCGATAAGCAATTGGTAGGTCAAGTAGCTGCAAAGATTCGTTCTTTCCGTGCACCTGAGCCATACAAAGGAAAAGGAATTAAGTTTGTAGGTGAAGAATTAAGAAGAAAAGCAGGTAAATCTGCATAA
- the rpsH gene encoding 30S ribosomal protein S8 has product MYTDPIADYLTRVRNAYLAGHRVVEVPASKVKKAITEILFDQGYILSYKFEDNNTQGVIKIALKYNPVTNESVIKKLQRVSTPGLRQYVGVEDLPRVLNGLGIAIVSTSKGVMTSKQAKREKVGGEVICHVY; this is encoded by the coding sequence ATGTATACAGATCCAATAGCAGATTACTTAACAAGAGTAAGAAATGCTTATTTAGCAGGACACAGAGTAGTGGAAGTTCCTGCATCAAAGGTTAAAAAAGCAATCACAGAGATCTTATTTGACCAAGGGTATATTTTGAGTTATAAGTTTGAGGATAATAACACTCAAGGTGTTATTAAAATCGCTTTAAAATACAACCCAGTAACAAACGAATCAGTAATCAAGAAACTTCAACGTGTTTCTACACCAGGTTTACGTCAGTATGTAGGTGTAGAGGATTTACCTAGAGTTTTAAACGGATTAGGAATTGCTATCGTGTCTACTTCTAAAGGAGTTATGACATCTAAGCAAGCTAAGCGTGAGAAAGTAGGTGGAGAAGTAATTTGTCACGTTTATTAA
- the rpsN gene encoding 30S ribosomal protein S14 — protein MAKESMKARERKRAKTVAKYAEKRKALKEAGDYEGLQKLPKNASPIRTHNRCKLTGRPKGYMRQFGISRVTFREMANQGLIPGVTKASW, from the coding sequence ATGGCTAAAGAATCAATGAAAGCTCGTGAGAGAAAAAGAGCTAAAACAGTTGCCAAATATGCTGAAAAGCGTAAAGCTTTAAAAGAAGCTGGTGATTACGAAGGATTACAGAAGTTACCTAAAAATGCTTCTCCTATCCGTACTCACAATCGTTGTAAGTTAACAGGAAGACCAAAAGGATATATGCGTCAGTTTGGAATTTCTCGTGTAACTTTCCGTGAAATGGCAAACCAAGGGTTAATCCCAGGTGTAACAAAAGCAAGTTGGTAA